DNA from Quercus lobata isolate SW786 chromosome 1, ValleyOak3.0 Primary Assembly, whole genome shotgun sequence:
CTAATAGAACAAAAAATACTATAGAAGAATAGCTCCACAAGGCCAAAAACTTGAATACAATAACCAAACCTATTACGAATTTCTAGCTACAATCATGGCTAGTATCAACAGAAGTAGAAGATTTCATTTGAAGATGGGAcaatcttttttcttcaaatccttttgtaaattaacaaaatattacCAGTTGCTCGGCATTTAATTGAGAGTTCTACTAACCTAATTAGATTATTTTAGTTCTAAGACATACATGACAAAGAGAATatttcagactttttttttttttttgaaaatattatacaCCCTTTTCATCAAAAAAGTTGGGGCATTTAAGTTTGTGTCCTTAGAACTTGTTTTGTGTCCTTAGAACTTGTCCAAGTCAAGCCTTGTGCttcatacaatttttatttttgtatagcAAGTGTTTATTCATGATGTTGGATACAAATTGCATGTTACTATGTTTTGTTATTCCAATCTTCTTGGGCTTATTTCACCTGCACGGGCTGCACCCCAAACATCTGTTGTATAACATGTTACAATTTTTGAGCttaataaaaagggaaaaaaatatcttGGTAGCGAAAACTAACTGGGTTGTAAAAGGATCTTAATCAAAGCAAGCTGGTAATTTGAGCTCAGCACATCCCATGCCTCCTATTTAAGTTAAGGCTTCCCTTTATAGTTTAGTTTCTCCTGTTTCCTTTGTCTTATCTTTTGagtttctttcatttctttccaATGGATTCCCTGCATATTCATACATTACCAACTGAAACAGAAAATGCTTGCTTCCATTCAAATCAAGTGTGAAGATACCTGCAGCATGGCAGATGGGGTCTCTTGAGAAGAACTAATTCTCTAGAACCTAATAACCTTATACAAATGTGTAGTGCCAACTAGGAAGGATTTCAGAACAGTAAAAAGAGAAATTACTAAAAtcataattatgtttttttgaaACAGAAGgcaggttttggagaaaatCATGATAAGCAAAAAGTAAGCCTCCATCTTTTCCCCTTCTCACCTTCTAATATGTTGACATCTCACATAGAAATAGTCTCAAATAAACATAATCAATAAGaactataaataaaatagaaggaaaCCATGAACATATCAGGATAAGTTTGAAGACAATGTTCTGATTTACTTTGACCAACCTGGTTTCCCACACTTTGAGAACTTTCGGATCGCAAAAgtgaagaagtagaagaaagaaagaactccACTTCCTTTAGGGTGTTAGAGCTTCGTCATGATTGGATAGGCTAGAGGCATGGAGGGTCTGACAGTGAGATGGAGACTTTAACAGGTTGAAGATGGCGTTCTTGCAGTAGTAGATGAATAATGAAGCTGCTGATGATATGGGTGGCTGAGTGTCACGGCCTCACAGGAGAGTAGAGATTCACGATCTAAGCCGACGACTGTAGAAAAGATGAACAGCCTTATGAATTGTAGTGTTGAAGTTTTGGctttataagtatttaaaccTATACTAGAGGATAAAATGTACACAAACAAGATATCATACATGAGAATATGTAAACACTTATGAAGCTTAATTGAGATTGCCAAGATCAATGAGATCTCTTAACGTGATCATGCACAACGGCTTTGTGAAAGGAGATTTCCAATTTGATAGCTTCTGATAAACTTGTTGCATGGTTGGACGAGATTGTGGACTGGTGTGCAAGCATGTTAACGCTATCTTTGCCACTAAAACCACCTTCTCCAACTCTTGATTTGTAGGATACGCAAGACGTTCATCCAATACATCTTCTAGTAGCAAATCATGGGACGATGATGCAAATGATGATGATAGCAATGATGAGATCAAATTGCCCGGATGCCTTCCCATAAGTACTTCCAATGTGACTACACCAAAGCTATAAACGTCACACTTTTCACTCACTTCCATTGTGTATGCACATTctgaaattaaaatatcaaagtCAAACTCTACTTTCAACCAGTGATTCAACTTACCTCACAATCTTTTTGTTAGGGTCCATGTACTAGTTCTGAACTATATAGAAATCTGTAATATATGCTAACCTATATTTTCATGTATAGGAGCAACTCTACAAGTTTAGTAGATTGTAAAAAACTCTTGCAAGTATTAGGATTTTGGAATTAGGTGGAGGGGGCAACTAAGGGAATTACATGCTGATAATTTTGAAAGTTGTATAGAAAATAGGTAATGCTTTTCTCAGAGAGAGCTAGCAGTGGTGGGGCTACCTATATATGTGTCATCTTTTTGCATTGAACCTGCATCGTATAAGAAATAATTATCCAATTTGAAAGAATTGAATAATTAGAAAACGAGGCTCACTTAGTAAATTTCCTTAACTATGAGTTAGTTGGAGCTATTCATGCACAATTAACTTCGTCAAAAAGGATTCTAAAAAACAGGAGAAAAAAACTAGTTTAtcaaaaagttcaaatcttaacaattgaaattaaacgtaacctttttttttttttgtttaattgtaaTTGTGATTATgatcacaaataaaaaaaaggaggtGACAGTATAAATTATCATGGATTGTAGTTGCCCCTAAATTCCTCAAATTGTGTGTCGTTTATTTTAATGCCAATCAAGATACAAGTGAAAAGATAATTTTCATCGCTAAATAACTAGAATACTCTAATTATTGCTCAAACTGTGACAACCATATACCACGTTATGTAGttagagaaaaattttaataaaacctCTTTGAAAGAAACAATGCCAATTGAAAAAACATCAATAAAATAGACATACAATATTTTACATAACTGTTGGGACAAAATATTGTGAGGAGTGTTTAATTTAAGTGGTGTCAATAGGTCCATGTAAAAGTCAAGGGTCTTGTAGCTCAAATGGAACTTCCAACTATCAATTTAtctaccaaaaaattaaaatgtaggtCCATATAGAAGTGATGTTACTTCATTCAAAACTTACCCATGTCAAGAATTCTGAAAAATGTTAATGTCACTAGAATTACTTAAATAACATACCTGGAGCAGTGTATCCAATGGTGCCAGCAAAAGAAGTCCAATAAGAAGTGTCAGAGCTCATAATCCTAGTTGTGCCAAAGTCAGAGAGATGAGCTTCATATTTAGAATCTAGTAGAACATTCTTGCTTGATATGTCACGGTGAATTATTGGATGAGAGCAGTCATGATGCATATAAGACAAAGCACTTGCCACACCTTTTACAACATTTAGCCTCTTAGCCCAATCAAATTCTGGTGCTAATTCATCATTATTTAGTATCTTTTCCAAGCTCCCACCTTCCAAGAACTCATAAACTAAAAGCAAATGCCGTCGATGTGAGCAAAAGCCATAAAGTTTGATAATGTTGCGATGTCTTATTTCAGTTAGACTACATATCTCACTAGTGAAAGCTTTAAGATTGACCACACTGTCTGCTGAGAGTGGATGGAATTTCTTTATAGCAACAACTTGACCCGTTGGCAACACAGCTTTATAAACAACTCCATGCCCCCCAACACCAATACAATGTTTGTCATCAAAATCCTTTGTTGCctcaataatattttcataaaccATTTTCCCATCATAGCTCCATactaaaaacatattttgatgTTCTGCTTCTCCTAGattgttttttgtctttttctttcttgagcAAACATATAACATAATTCCAGAAATGATAAATATGAGGAAGACAAGCCCCAAAACGGCTAAGATCAGTTTAGTAAATTTATTCCCCCTTTTGGCATGGGGATTGTGGCTAATTTTAGAGGGGCAAGCCTTCAAACCAGTGGCATTGCCACACAATCCCTTATTATTTCTAAATGCTTCTATTGATACCTCACGAAATGCTTTAGTATTCGGAATAGGACCGCTCAGTTGATTGTAGGACAAATCAACGGATATTAAGCTTATCATTTGAACAAAACTAGATGGAATAGAGCCAAAGAGTGCATTGTGAGAAAGATTCAAAATTTCTAATGTTTTCAAATCTCCAAGTTGTTGTGGTATCTCTCCCGCTATTAAATTTTGGCTAAGATCAAGATATTGGAGAAAGTGAAAATTGCTAATTTGAAGTGGAATAAATTTGCTTAAGTGATTGTTGCTCAAATTCAAGACCcacaattttttacaattctCTAGTTCGGGAATTAGGCCATTTAGACTATTTCTAGCAAGATTAAGTTGCTCCAGATTTGATAGCAttccaaaattgttaggaataTGTCCAGAAAGTTTATTATTATCTAGATAAAGGTCTATCAAAAGCGTCAAGTTACCTAATTCCTTTGGGATTTCCCCACTTAGCTGATTTGATGAGAGATCGAGCACATGTAATTGAGTTGCATCTCCAAGCTCAGGAGATATTCTACCTGAAATATCATTGTTAGAGGCTTTTAGGCTTGTCAATTTTTGACATTTCCCCCAATTCCTTGAAAGCTCaccataaaatttgttattactCAACTCCATGTATTCTAAATGTGGGTATACACCAAAACTTTCGCCTAGATTTCCAGTAAGCTGATTTCTATTAAGTCGGGCTCTAACTAGGCTGGTGCATTTTCTCAAGGATTTTGGTATTGAACCAATAAAATGATTCTCTCCTACAGCGAAGTGCTCAAGCAATCCACCAAGGCACACATTGTCTGGTAAGTGACCAGTGAATTGGTTTTCAGATAAATCGAACTTCTTCAATTGAGTAAGATTGTTCTGTTCAAAAGAAATGAGATTGCTTACCTTATTAGTGAACAATCTAAAACAAGTGACTTTAGTTAAGTTTCCAAtagaaggaaaaattatatctacGAAATTGTTAAATGATAACTTAAGATCTTCAAAGAACTTACCATTCCAAATTCTCGAGGGATGGAACCTGAAAGTTGGTTCATATGAAGATATAGAACACTCAGTTTGCTTAAGTTTCCAAATGACATTGGGATTGCACCTGTGAGATTGTTTGCTGATAACCCAAGGTCACTCAAATAACTTAGCATTCCTAATTCTTGAGAGATGGAACCAGAAAGTTGGTTCTCATAAAGATATAGAGTGGTTAGATTGCTTAAGTTTCCAAGAGAAGCAGGGATGGAACCTGAAAGTTGGTTCTCAGAAAGATATAGAGTGGTTAGATTGCTTAAATTTCCAAGAGAAGCAGGGATGAAACCAGAAAGTTGGTTTTCATAAAGATATAGAGTGGTTAGGCTGCTTAAGTTTCCAAAAGAAGCAGGGATGACACCAGTGAGATTGTTTGATGATAACGCAAGGTCACTTAGAGAACTTAGCATTCCCAATTCTTGAGGGATGGAACCTAAAAGCTGATTCTCATGAAGATATAGAATGGTTAGATTGCTTAAGTTTTTAAGAGAAGTTGGGATGACACCAGTGAgatgatttgatgataaatcaAGCTCATTCAAAGAACTTAACTCTCCTAATTCTTGAGGAATAAGGCCAGTCATATGGTTCATAGAAAGGTCAATGATGTGAAGGCTTTTCAATTGGCCTATTTCAGATGGAATCTTCTTGATGAATTGATTAGCAGTAAGGTTAAGAACAGAGAGTTTAGAGAGCTGAGAAATATTTGAGGGGATGGTTCCAAATAGTGAGTTGTAAGAAAGGTCAAGATTTAGTAGATTGGGGAAGGAATGAAAGCTGAGATTGTGAAGCGTACCTCTCAAACCATAACCTGAAAGGTGTAGATGGGTGACACTTCCAGACTTGTCGCAATTTATTCCAACCCAATTGCAAGGAGTGGTTCCAACCCAAGAGGACAAGAGAGACTGACTTTTGATGTGAAGGCTAATTTTCCAGTTTAGAAGAGCCTTTGCTTCCTTTCTTTCCTCTGTTATCTTAACCTTACTGTTAGTGTAAGTAAAAGGAGAAGTTACGGAAGCAGTGGATGAACAAACCAAATCAGGGATGATGGCCACAAGGAGGAAGATGAGTAGAGATGAAAGGAATTGGTTGAAGAGctgtttttttgaaagggacGTCATTATGAGGATGGCTTTTACTACAAAAGGATAAACTATGGTTTGGAGTAGTGGATGAATGATTTCAAATGGATTGAGAGGTATTTATAGAAGGGATTGGAATATTTGGTTGGctaatttgttttttggaatttttagaGGAATCTTCTTGGACCCTATTACGTGACCTTTTATGATTCCTCTAAGTGCTTTACTGCTTTTAATCATATGACAATTATGTTAACTGAATTGGTCATGTGACGTACGATAAATGGTCTTGTGATataaaatgtggaaaaaaaaaaagacaaacaaacaaacgcTAACCTAACAAGCCGCCCAACCCAAGTTATTTTCGTCAATTTTGCATTTCAGGTAGATAAgatttccctcaaaaaaaaaaaaaaaacaaaaaaacaaaaaacaaaaaaggttgATAAAAGGGTAACCTGAATAACCGGACTCAACTGATCATATATTGGCCGGTAGAGATACAAACATTCTTATGTCTTGCTGCTACAGATCGTACAAACACTTCCAACTTCGAATTAATTTGCCGTTACAATCTTGGTGAGCCAATCATGCCGAATATTCAATGGGCCTTGCCCATAAACGACAACAGTCTCATAAAAACGGGTTCCAGGTTAACTTACTTCTTCAAGCTTCTTTTAatgttaacatttttttgaaattgaaatattttaaaaaaatctatctaattttcctatattttgtaGTGACtttaaaataagttaaaaaactATCTATTGACTTCCTTAATTTTTCTAGCGTGAGATgaaattgttttctaaaaaaatgtttatatatcTATCTCATACTAaaccaaataattaaaattaagagaTAGTCTTctttagacctttttttttttccttttttcttttttcaagatattaccaaatataggaaaatgcaaaaaactatattcacataaaaattttcattgaaacaaacaaaagcaccagaatattcttttcttttacccATTAGCTGATAGTATATCTCATTATGCAATAACAatcatctcttttattttagtgtagggatggcaatggggccgGGCGGGTCCAAAGGATGGGGTCTTCACTCCAGTCCTGCATGGTTTTGTCTCACTCCATTCTCACCCTACCCTGCCCTGCATGAtgagaaaaattttctttccccatccccgccccttggggCCCCGCGAATCCCTGCCCcaccccgtaaaactctacttcttATTAATTTGTCCACTAAtattacaattgtttttttaaaaatatatatatatattattaataaaaatatacttgaaattacaaataaatttatcccatcaaatcaaactaatttttagcaaaaattgaataatatcattaaagtgtttaacaagacaatatcacaacaaaaacaaaaatctcataatacaaaatcaatgatttaatagtatataaatttgtttataataaagacaaaaaaaaatgttaaaattggtaccttatttccaaccttGCTAGAGGAAAAAAAGAGGCAGAAAGCCTtgttgggtagaataaaataaactgatgataagtttgtttaaatattagggttttagggtatgaaaaatttacaatttaacccttatcAATGTGGGGTGGGGCAAGGATGGGGCGGGTTGGgtttaaaaaatctaaacccATCCCCTCCCCGCCCCGTGGTACGAGGTTAAAATCTCCCTCCATCCCTGCCCCACTACCTTAACAAGGCGGGAAAAACCCGCGTGGGATGAAGTGGGGAAGGGCGGGTCAAGCGGGGCGGCGCGGcacaaaattgccatccctattttGGTGTAATGATCATCACATTATGTCGTTAGTCTTGCTTGTTGCCATTCATTAGATGGAAGCATCATGTTACGATTAAAGAATTTTAAATGATAGAAACAAGATTGACTTAAATTTCATGGTTTAAATGTCTTGGTTACTTTTCCATTTTCCATATAGACCgtattaataaattgaaatgAGTAGAAACAGTGGGGcgaaaatatcattttggggtcacaatcaatttggtccctacattttggcaCTAGTCTATTTGGtctctattatttttaatttgtatacAATTTGATCCTTACCATTAACTCACTAATGGAAAATACCAAACGGAAGCACCataatcttcttttcttttacccATTAGCTGATAGTATATCTCATTATGCAATAACGatcatctcttttattttggaGTAATGATTATCACATTATGTCATTAGTCTTGCTTGTCGCCATTCATTAGATGGAAGCATCATGTCatgattgaagaaatttaaATGATAGAAACAAGATTAACTTAAATATCCTAATTTAAATGTCTTGGCCTACTTTGCTTACTTTTCCATATAGACTgtattaataaattgaaatgAGTAGAAACAATGGggtgaaaatatcattttggtccttacattttggaattacaatcaatttggttcctacaATTTGGTACCGGTCAATTTGGtcgttattatttttaacttgcagTCAATTTAATCCTTATTGTTAACTCACTAATGGAAAATACCAAACAAAAGCAGCagaatcttcttttcttttaccaaTTAACACAGTATATCTCATTATGTAGTATCGatcatctcttttattttggaGTAATGATCATCACATTATGTTGTTAGTCTTGCTTATTGCCATTTATTAGATGGAAACATCATGTCACGCTGGAAGAATTTTAAATGatagaaacaaaattgactTAAATGTCCTGGTTTAAATGTCTTGGCCTACTAATGCTTACTTTTCCATAGAGACTATATTAATATATTGAAATGAGTAGAAACAATGGggcaaaaatatcattttggttCTTACATTTTAGGAgtcacaatcaatttggtccctacattttgacacCAGATAATTTGGTCtccattattttcaacttgcagtGAATTTGATCCATCTTTACCAATTATCGCTAACTCACTAACAGAAAATACCTACATGGCAAACGGTACGCACTATTGGCACACTTGAACATGTAATTAATGCAACGTGGAAGATGTGGACCAATTAAAGATTGccacatcaattaaaaaaacacagtAAGTTGCAACTCAACTAATTTGAGTTTTCAAACCCAGATAAATTTCACTTCTCCCATGACTCAAACAACCCCGCCCATTACCACaatgtagagaccaaattgactgtaacCACGTAAGaaccaaaatggtatttttggCAAACAATATTTACTATTGCTTACTTTTCCATGTAGGCCATGCtaagaaattgaaaggaaattGTTTGGAACATTTCAATAGGAATGGGGCAGTCATCAGGGTAGAAGTAATGTATTTTGAGGCTTAAATTGGTGACTTTAAATGATGCGGCAATCTTTAATTGGTCCATATCTTCTACATTGcattaattatatattcaagtgttaggacatatgtgtttcacttgttaggaacatatgtcattcttttatgtaattggcttatcctttgacaaaacgcactttacttgtatttgggtagatttagaatGTATTTAAATACTtgaagaaaccatgtttcaagatcaagtgttgaagtcttcaagtttgtccaagaaaacaagttcatagtgcaaaatcattaaagctcgacagctgcatctatcaagcttaaggaagctgttctacattcggtgtgctcgacaccttctcgacagctgctcgacaccttctatctgtcgagatttaagattctcaaaattccaatctgattttcttgggatccgtgaatttgtctttgagctttcttttctcctaaccctagacatataaaaggatcaatttaagggccatcaaacaattcacaagttgcacaagctttgagcaaactctgttcaatcaaattgtgaccagagacgaagttcttgccctagttcatctctttctcttgaagaagttgctgtgtatgtgcatcatagggttttgtgaccaagcatcttcttgatcttcatcgtgtggatgaactgaagaactttgcaaccaacaaccttcttagttggtgattgaagtcgcgtactgggatctgtgcaattggttagtcacgtacttgggagtcgtgcatcaaaaggggaaactgtcactacagaataagtccaattgggtattggggtaagggttcaactgtaggttggtaaggtacttgggatttctttacttgtaactgcttgttgtgataatagtgaagtttcgggagtggtgacctgaaaatcacccggtagggtttttgctgttaggttttccccattcgtaaataaatcaccgtgttatttattttccactgcatatttagtttgttggtgatttgtttgtgctaccacgcgtttgcatgataaattgattaattaataacttggctgattaattaattaattcctATCActaggggtcattcagtttgtggcctatcatcAAGTGTGCCAGCAATGTACACTATTTGCCATGTATATATTTTCCATTAATGAGTTAACGgtaaaaatcaaattgagtGTAAGTCGAAAATAATAAGAATCAAATTGACTGGTAC
Protein-coding regions in this window:
- the LOC115954151 gene encoding MDIS1-interacting receptor like kinase 2-like, with amino-acid sequence MTSLSKKQLFNQFLSSLLIFLLVAIIPDLVCSSTASVTSPFTYTNSKVKITEERKEAKALLNWKISLHIKSQSLLSSWVGTTPCNWVGINCDKSGSVTHLHLSGYGLRGTLHNLSFHSFPNLLNLDLSYNSLFGTIPSNISQLSKLSVLNLTANQFIKKIPSEIGQLKSLHIIDLSMNHMTGLIPQELGELSSLNELDLSSNHLTGVIPTSLKNLSNLTILYLHENQLLGSIPQELGMLSSLSDLALSSNNLTGVIPASFGNLSSLTTLYLYENQLSGFIPASLGNLSNLTTLYLSENQLSGSIPASLGNLSNLTTLYLYENQLSGSISQELGMLSYLSDLGLSANNLTGAIPMSFGNLSKLSVLYLHMNQLSGSIPREFGMVSSLKILSYHLTISLFTNKVSNLISFEQNNLTQLKKFDLSENQFTGHLPDNVCLGGLLEHFAVGENHFIGSIPKSLRKCTSLVRARLNRNQLTGNLGESFGVYPHLEYMELSNNKFYGELSRNWGKCQKLTSLKASNNDISGRISPELGDATQLHVLDLSSNQLSGEIPKELGNLTLLIDLYLDNNKLSGHIPNNFGMLSNLEQLNLARNSLNGLIPELENCKKLWVLNLSNNHLSKFIPLQISNFHFLQYLDLSQNLIAGEIPQQLGDLKTLEILNLSHNALFGSIPSSFVQMISLISVDLSYNQLSGPIPNTKAFREVSIEAFRNNKGLCGNATGLKACPSKISHNPHAKRGNKFTKLILAVLGLVFLIFIISGIMLYVCSRKKKTKNNLGEAEHQNMFLVWSYDGKMVYENIIEATKDFDDKHCIGVGGHGVVYKAVLPTGQVVAIKKFHPLSADSVVNLKAFTSEICSLTEIRHRNIIKLYGFCSHRRHLLLVYEFLEGGSLEKILNNDELAPEFDWAKRLNVVKGVASALSYMHHDCSHPIIHRDISSKNVLLDSKYEAHLSDFGTTRIMSSDTSYWTSFAGTIGYTAPECAYTMEVSEKCDVYSFGVVTLEVLMGRHPGNLISSLLSSSFASSSHDLLLEDVLDERLAYPTNQELEKVVLVAKIALTCLHTSPQSRPTMQQVYQKLSNWKSPFTKPLCMITLRDLIDLGNLN